TAGAATTTTTAAACTGGGTTCGTGGAACAGGCTTCCAGATAGCCATTATTATATTTGTTGCTGGCGTTATTATTCGTATTATAGAAATTATGATGCTTGGTCGTAAACCCAATCTGGCCGAAGCTAAAGGCTCCGAAATGCGCAGTGGTTTACACACCATTGTGTCTAGAAGCATACCAGATAAAAGCACATTTCAACGCTCCACTTTTACTATTGTGTCAGGTTATGTTTTTCATATTGGCCTTTTCATGTGTATCTTTTTTTTCGCACCACACATTCTTGTGTTTAAAGATGTAACGGGGTTAAGCTGGCCGTCTCTACCCACACCTGTTATTGATGCAATTACTGTTGTGACAATTATATCACTGGCTGCAATACTACTTCATCGTTATCGTAACTGTGTTTTAAAGTATCTTACTAATGCAGAAGATATATTAGTCTGGATAGTTACAATTTTACCGTTAATAACGGGATACATTGCTTTCCATCGAATTGGAACTACGGCACCATTTTTAATTGCCTTACATATACTCAGTGTTGAATTACTTCTGATTGTATTCCCATTCACAAAACTAATGCACGCTTTTACACTGTTTCTTGCTCGATGGTACAACGGAGCAATATCCGGATTCAGAGGAGTTGAATCATGAGTGCCACACTTGAAAAAGGTATTAATGCTTTAAAAAAAGAAGTCGACTCAACTGTAGCAGCATTTTTTAGTAGTTGTGTACACTGCGGTATGTGCGCAGATGCCTGTCTTTTTTATACGGAAACAGGATGCCCGACCAGAGCACCTATTCATAAAACCGAGCCACTACGTCGTATCTGGAAATCCGAATTCACTTTGATGGGACGTATTGGGAAAATATTTGGTCTAACCAAAACCGTTGATGATAAATTATTAAAAGACTGGGAAAAACTGGTTTACGACAGTTGTACATTGTGTGGACGCTGCTCAATGGTCTGCCCTGTAGGTAATGATATTGCTTTAATGATTCGTAAAACCAGAGAGGGCCTTGCTGCAGCAGGACATGCACCGGAAGGATTAATTGGCGCAACTAAACGTTCTGTTGAAACAGGTGGACCAATGGGATTAAAACTACAGGCCCTGCTTGCACAGATAAGTCACATTGAAAAAGACACAGGATTAAAAATCCCTCTGGATACTGTTGGTGCAGATTACATGTTATTGCTTTCATCAATGGAGATTATAAATTTTCCAGAATTTATTGAAGCCATTGCTAAAATATTTAATAAAGCCAGTGTTAGCTGGACCATATCAACAGAATGTTATGAAGCAACCAATAGTGGAATACAAATCGGTGTATCTGATATAGCAGCGGAACTGGTTCAACGCATAGTTGATGCCGCTGAAAAATTAAAAGTTAAAACTGTCATAAGCCCCGAATGTGGGCACGCTTACATGGCAATTCGATGGGATGGCCCAAACCTTATTGGCAAAGCATTTAATTTTAAGGTGCGACATATTCTTGAAGTCCTGGACGAATTACGTATTAGTGGTCGCTTAAAAATAACAGGTAAAGAAACGCAGAAATTAACTTACCACGATCCCTGCCAGATATCGCGTCGCGGTGGTGTAATTAAGCAGCCTCGAAATCTAATAAATTTATTTGCAGAAAATTTTGTAGAAATGCCTGATGCAGGAAAAATGAACTGGTGTTGCGGTGCAGGTGGTGGTGTAAGTGCAAATGAAAGAGCAGATGATATTCGGTTAAAAGTTTTTAAACGTAAGAAAGATCAGCTGGATAAAGTAAAACCTGATGCAATTATCAGCGCCTGTTCAAACTGTCGCATCAACCTTGAAGATGGCCTTGAAGAATACAATATGGATATTCCTTTAATGAGTCTGACTGAAACATTAGCAGAACATCTAGACGATCAACATAATAGTTAAGGAAAAATAATGAGTGAGCGCATTGTAGTAGATCCAATTACCCGCATTGAAGGCCACCTTCGTATTGAAGTACAAATGGATGGCAATAAAATTGATAGCGCTTATTCATCAGGCACAATGGTACGGGGAATTGAAAACATACTTAAAGGTCGTGACCCACGAGATGCCTGGGCTTTTGCTCAACGTATATGCGGTGTGTGTACATTGGTACACGGTCTGGCATCAATACGTTCAGTAGAAAATGCACTTAATTACACAGTACCTAAAAATGCAGATCTAATCCGTAACTTAATGAGTGGAGCTCAGTACATTCATGACCATGTTATGCATTTTTACCATTTGCATGCACTTGACTGGGTTGATGTGGTTTCAGCATTAAGTGCAGACCCTAAAGCAACTTCAGAACTGGCACAATCATTGAGTAGTTATCCAAAATCATCTCCGGGTTATTTTTCTGATATGCAGAAAAAACTCAAAGGTTTTGTAGAAGCTGGTCAACTTGGTATTTTTGCTAAAGCATACTGGGGACATCCTGCCTATAAGTTACCACCTGAAGCCAACCTGATGGCTGTATCACATTATCTTGAAGCACTTTCATGGCAACGGGATGTCGCAAGATTACATACAATTTTTGGTGGCAAAAGCCCACACCCTAATTTCGTTGTCGGTGGTGTTCCCTGCCCCATTGATTTAAATTCAGATTCTGCACTAAATATGAAAAAGCTATCTCAGGTACAGGACATTATTAACCAGATGAGAAGTTTTGTTGAGCAGGTTTATGTGCCCGATACCCTGGCAATTGCCAGTTATTATAAAGACTGGGGTAGTCGTGGAGAAGGTCTTGGAAACTTTTTAACCTATGGCGACTTCCCCTCTAATGGTATGAATGATGTATCCGGTTTCATGATTCCACCCGGTGCAATACTAAATAGAGATCTAAGCACTATTCATGATGTTGATATGAATGCAGCCGATGAAATAAAAGAATACGTATCACATTCATGGTATGACTATGAAAATGGAAAAGATGCAGGGCTTCATCCTTACGACGGTGAAACGAACCTGAATTATACTGGCCCTACACCTCCGTATAAACATCTGGATGTTGAACAGTCTTACTCCTGGTTAAAGTCTCCTCGCTGGAAAGGCAATGCAATGGAAGTTGGACCATTAGCTCGTGTATTAATGTTATATGCAACCGGTCATGATCAAACGAAAGAACTTGTAAATATGACATTAAATAAGCTGGATGTCCCGGTAGAAGCTTTATTTTCTACACTAGGGCGTACAGCAGCACGGACATTAGAAACACAGATCTTTGCGGATGCTATGCAGGGATGGTTTGATGATTTAATTATTAATATTAAAGCTGGTGAAACTAAAACCTTTAATGAAAAATTATGGGAACCTTCAACATGGCCAAAACAGGCTCAGGGTGTTGGTTTTATGGAAGCACCTCGTGGTGGTTTAGCTCACTGGATTGTAATAGAAGACGAAATTATAAAGAATTATCAGGCTGTTGTACCCAGCACCTGGAATGCAGGACCGCGTGATGCTGAAGGACAACCTGGCGCATATGAAGCTGCACTCGCAGATAATCATACACTACACGACCCTAAACAACCCGTTGAAATACTACGCACAATTCACAGCTTTGACCCCTGTCTGGCATGCGCAGTGCACTTAACTGATCCTGACGGAAACGAACTGATAAACGTAAAGGTAAAATGATGAAATATATACTTATGCTGGCATTACCATTAATTTCTAATGTAACATTTGCACATTCAGGTCATCAGACAGATGAATCGATACACAACCTGTTTCATATCGAACATATAATTATGCTCACTGTAATTGCTGGCATTGCTTATATAATTAAAAAGAAAACAAATTCATAATTATAAGTTTCCAAAACTAAAAAACGTTTTGTAAATATACAAAACGTAAAGGCAGATGACCATTTCTGCAGGAGTCTATTTTTATAGTTATTCCAGATTAGTCGCTTCAAAACAGAAGCGACTAACAGGTGTAGGTTAGATTAGAACTTCGCAATTACACCTAACGCTATAGCAGAACCATCACCAGCAAGTTTAGTAGCATCATTCAGACCACCATCAGCACCATCAGTCCATAGTGCATAAACAGATACTTTCTTACCCATTTTATGATCGTATGCTAAAGCAGTCATCGTTGCATCATCGGTGTTACCCTGATCTTTTGTGCCATATACAAATTTAATCGCATTTTTCTTGTCGATATTATGCTTAATACTAAACAGCATATTTGTATCATCTAATGCACTATCGTCTTCAACAGTTTCACCGATAAGACCTAATTTAGTATTACCTAACTTATATCCTATAACCAGTTTAGTACCCGTCTCGTCATTAGTAGGTGATTTTTCAATAGTCTGATATGCAACTGCAAAACCAATTGCACCCATTTTCATATCATATGCAAAGTTATAAGACTGACCTGCATTTTCTGCAGCTGGATCATCATCACCTGCAGCGTATTGTAAGCCTAATTTACCAGGACCAACCTTTACCAGATAACCTAAAGAATTATCATTACGAGTATCCTGACCTTTATCAATAATATTATTGTAATCAGCATATGTATCACTTAAATGCTCAACATTTTTCTTACCCGCTTTCTTATATGGTGAATCATCACGACCTAAACGAATCTGACCCCAATCACCTTTAAGTCCTACATACTGTTCACGAGATTTAATATGGTCAGCTGATGATTTCGCATCATCAGTCATATCTATTTGCCATACAAAGCGATAGATAACTGAAGTATCAGAGTCTGTATCAACAGAACCTTTAACACCAACTCTTGATGCGTGACTCGATACAGCTGTAGATGAAGTTTCAGTAACACCATCATCTTCAGATACTGTACCGAATGACAAATGTGCTTTACCAAACAATTGAGCTTCAGCTGAAGCTATACCTGGCATTGAAATAGCCGTTATAATAGCAAGTGTTGCAGTTTTTTTCGTAAAAGATTTCATAGATCTATTTCCTAAAGTTAACAAATAATTTCGTGTGAATTTATTGTTAAGATATTAAGGAAGACTTATTACAGACTTATGAGTGCTTTATTACATTTGTGTTACAAGATCGAAAATCAGGGAACTTTTCTGAGAATGAATACATTGTTAAAAAGAATAGCCTTACTGTACAATTATAAAACATACTTCATATGCAATACTCTCTAGCAAAGGAATAGGCATGTATTCATGTACTTTTATTAAATATCTCTGGAAAGATTCAGATACAAAAAGACTATATAGAACCCTTGAAAAGCAGATAAGCTTGCCTTTCACTCCTGTTATCGGGCAAGAAATTGGTGAAGGCGACTGGTTTTCCGGGAAAATTGAACGTGTTGTCTGGGATAATATTGATAATATTTTTACTGTTAAAGTATCAGATATCACACCTAAAGAAGGAATTTCAGCTGAACTATTATTAGATATAGCAATAAAACAGGGCTGGAATGCTCAGGATAAATAAAAATCTATTATTTTTTATACAGAGGCACAAATGAAAAAATTAAAAAATGAAAAAGAACTTTTAAAAAAAGCCATTATTGAAGGTGTCAAATACGGTGAGGCCAGAGGTGTTGTAGAATTTGAGCCCACTGATTCAGCTAATGAAAAAACCGAATATATTTATCGACTACTGGTACATGACAAGGTAATACAACCAATACCTGAAGATCAGATATCTATTAAATCTATGAAACATAAAATTGCTATCTGGGCTTCAAAACTTAAATAAAGCATATTAAATAAATTAAAAAAGCACGAAGCTTACATACAAAAGGTATCTCGTGCTTTTTTAGCATTACTAAATATCTTTAATAACTCATCTGAATCAGAATTTTGAATTGCTTTTTTAAGATTATCAATATCCTGCTGATAATTTTGCATCATAGCCAGAATAGCTTCTGAATTGTTGACACAGATATCTCGCCACATAACCGGATCACTTGATGCTATACGCGTAAAGTCGCGAAATCCACCTGCAGCATATTTAAAAATTTCATCCACATCATCTACATTATTCAGGCAATCAACTAATGCAAATGCAAGCACATGGGGAAGATGGCTTGTACCAGCAAGAACCAGATCGTGATGGCGTGCTCCCATCTCATCAACTTCAGCTCCTGCTTTTTCCCACATTTTTCGAACTTTTTTAACATCTTCTAATGAATTTTCTTCAAGTGGAGTCAATATTACTCTACGATCAGAATATAATGAATCAAACGCCGCTTCGGCTCCAGATTTTTCAGTGCCTGCAATAGGATGCCCTGGAATAAACTGATTTACCTTTACCCCTAATTCTTCAGATGCAGCATCGATAATCGTATGTTTTGCACTACCGCCATCAGTAACGATTGTGTGTTTTCGCAAATGGGGTTCAATTTTTTTAAAAACAGCTGGCATAGCACCAATTGGTACCGCAACAAAAACCATATCAGCCTGCGATATGGCTTTCGCATAATCCGTTTCGTACTGATCAATAACACCCAGTTCTTCTGCTTTTTGCAAATTTTCAAGACTACGCCCCATACCGGTAACCTGCTTAACATAGCCAGACTTTTTAAGGGCAAGTGCTAATGAACCACCGATTAAACCAACACCTATTACACATAGATGATTAATCATATACGTGAACTCCTACAAAACTTTTTTTAACGCGGTTAACACACGATCATTCTGTTGCTGGTTACCAACAGTAATTCTTAAAAAACGTGGCATTTTATAACTGGCAACAGGACGTACAATAACCCCTTCTCTTAATAAAGCATCGTAAACTGGCATGGCATCTTTATTAACATTCACAGCAATAAAATTAGCAATACTGGGGATATACTTTAGACCCATACTTTTAAATGCTGCATTATATTGCTTTAAACCCAGCATATTTAATGAGGCACTATTTTCAACATGATTTTGATCTTCAATAGCCGCTAATGCAGCTGCCTGTGCAGGCATATTCGTATTAAATGGCTGACGAACCCTGTTTAATATATCTGCCACATCAGGATGAGATATAGAATAACCAATACGCAAACCGGCTAACCCATAGATTTTAGAAAATGTACGGGTAATGATTAAGTTTTTATACTGATTTAATAATACATTCGTATCTGGTTTTAAGTGATCTGGCATATATTCAAAATAAGCCTCATCCAGAACAATTAAAACATCTTCATCAACTTTTGATAAAAACAAATCAAGTTCTTCTAATTCAAACCAGGTGCCAGTTGGATTATTCGGATTGGCTAAAAAAACTACTCGAGTTGTATTAGTAATTGAGTCATATATAGCGTTTAAATCATGACCATAAGGCATAACATCGTGATCAGAAGGGAAAGCTTTTGCAACACGCGCTTCAGCACCAACAGCCTGCACTACTAGAGGATAGACGGCAAATGAATACTCTGAGTAAACAGCTGAGTTACAGGGCGCCAGGAATGCACGGCCAATTAATTCAAGAATATCATTAGAACCATTACCTAACGTTATACATGCTCTATCAACACCGTGTTTATCAGCAAGTGCAACACTTAACTTATGACCAGCACCATCCGGATAATAGTTTACGTCGCCTATTACGGCCCGTGCAGCTTCTACAGCTTTAACACTGGGGCCTAGTGGATTTTCATTAGACGCAAGTTTAATTGCATTGGTAATACCAAGCTCACGCTCTAGCTCTTCAACGGGCTTGCCTGGCTCATACGGGCTTATCTGTTGTACACCGGGCACTGCATTTTTTAAAAAATTGTTCATAAATTCAGGTTTAATCTAACTGTAACTTTGATAAATCATAACGAAAAAAATTCGTAATGAATTCGTTGATAGTAAAAATGTATCGACTACTTTAAAACCGCTTTAGGGTATGAGCCTAAAATACGAACCATCGCTGATTCATGCTCAATCTCAGATAACGCTTCAGCTAATGGCTCATCATCCTTATGACCTTCTATATCAATAAAGAAAACATATTCCCATACACCCTGACGAGAAGGACGAGATTCAATTTTACTCATACCAATACC
This genomic window from endosymbiont of Galathealinum brachiosum contains:
- a CDS encoding DUF5062 domain-containing protein; this translates as MKKLKNEKELLKKAIIEGVKYGEARGVVEFEPTDSANEKTEYIYRLLVHDKVIQPIPEDQISIKSMKHKIAIWASKLK
- a CDS encoding prephenate dehydrogenase/arogenate dehydrogenase family protein, with amino-acid sequence MINHLCVIGVGLIGGSLALALKKSGYVKQVTGMGRSLENLQKAEELGVIDQYETDYAKAISQADMVFVAVPIGAMPAVFKKIEPHLRKHTIVTDGGSAKHTIIDAASEELGVKVNQFIPGHPIAGTEKSGAEAAFDSLYSDRRVILTPLEENSLEDVKKVRKMWEKAGAEVDEMGARHHDLVLAGTSHLPHVLAFALVDCLNNVDDVDEIFKYAAGGFRDFTRIASSDPVMWRDICVNNSEAILAMMQNYQQDIDNLKKAIQNSDSDELLKIFSNAKKARDTFCM
- a CDS encoding histidinol-phosphate transaminase, giving the protein MNNFLKNAVPGVQQISPYEPGKPVEELERELGITNAIKLASNENPLGPSVKAVEAARAVIGDVNYYPDGAGHKLSVALADKHGVDRACITLGNGSNDILELIGRAFLAPCNSAVYSEYSFAVYPLVVQAVGAEARVAKAFPSDHDVMPYGHDLNAIYDSITNTTRVVFLANPNNPTGTWFELEELDLFLSKVDEDVLIVLDEAYFEYMPDHLKPDTNVLLNQYKNLIITRTFSKIYGLAGLRIGYSISHPDVADILNRVRQPFNTNMPAQAAALAAIEDQNHVENSASLNMLGLKQYNAAFKSMGLKYIPSIANFIAVNVNKDAMPVYDALLREGVIVRPVASYKMPRFLRITVGNQQQNDRVLTALKKVL
- a CDS encoding hydrogenase 1 large subunit, with protein sequence MSERIVVDPITRIEGHLRIEVQMDGNKIDSAYSSGTMVRGIENILKGRDPRDAWAFAQRICGVCTLVHGLASIRSVENALNYTVPKNADLIRNLMSGAQYIHDHVMHFYHLHALDWVDVVSALSADPKATSELAQSLSSYPKSSPGYFSDMQKKLKGFVEAGQLGIFAKAYWGHPAYKLPPEANLMAVSHYLEALSWQRDVARLHTIFGGKSPHPNFVVGGVPCPIDLNSDSALNMKKLSQVQDIINQMRSFVEQVYVPDTLAIASYYKDWGSRGEGLGNFLTYGDFPSNGMNDVSGFMIPPGAILNRDLSTIHDVDMNAADEIKEYVSHSWYDYENGKDAGLHPYDGETNLNYTGPTPPYKHLDVEQSYSWLKSPRWKGNAMEVGPLARVLMLYATGHDQTKELVNMTLNKLDVPVEALFSTLGRTAARTLETQIFADAMQGWFDDLIINIKAGETKTFNEKLWEPSTWPKQAQGVGFMEAPRGGLAHWIVIEDEIIKNYQAVVPSTWNAGPRDAEGQPGAYEAALADNHTLHDPKQPVEILRTIHSFDPCLACAVHLTDPDGNELINVKVK
- a CDS encoding heterodisulfide reductase, with amino-acid sequence MMSATLEKGINALKKEVDSTVAAFFSSCVHCGMCADACLFYTETGCPTRAPIHKTEPLRRIWKSEFTLMGRIGKIFGLTKTVDDKLLKDWEKLVYDSCTLCGRCSMVCPVGNDIALMIRKTREGLAAAGHAPEGLIGATKRSVETGGPMGLKLQALLAQISHIEKDTGLKIPLDTVGADYMLLLSSMEIINFPEFIEAIAKIFNKASVSWTISTECYEATNSGIQIGVSDIAAELVQRIVDAAEKLKVKTVISPECGHAYMAIRWDGPNLIGKAFNFKVRHILEVLDELRISGRLKITGKETQKLTYHDPCQISRRGGVIKQPRNLINLFAENFVEMPDAGKMNWCCGAGGGVSANERADDIRLKVFKRKKDQLDKVKPDAIISACSNCRINLEDGLEEYNMDIPLMSLTETLAEHLDDQHNS